A genomic segment from Limosilactobacillus sp. encodes:
- a CDS encoding IS110 family transposase yields MRCVFGIDVSSKTCNVAVVVNEHLVDEAKLSLDMVGFNQLKAALDAYTDPEVVFEATGVYSRRLERFLTDNGYQFVRLNPLQARIELTSFRYNKTDVNDAQNLAYSSFYRHHRLTSPEAPVYQNLRDLNRFYQNVTNDVVRLKNRLHKILQLTFPELEQLLSVTDGEFYWQIVVHYAHPSFVLLESEKQIITFLASVSKKKVTSVYLQRIAHRLVGLSKQAYPAVTADSPKVMELCYYAQQLIDGNQQKAALIEQMVAIAKELPEFQNLISIPGFGETTVVTLIAEFGDIRRFKSSNAMNAFVGIDFRHYESGKFVAKDTISKRGNAIARKLLYKAVLNCVIASHYHPNHIGDFYQKRKKQSSSPQTKKIAISAIHRLIRTMYHLVKNDQFYDYSKTHINR; encoded by the coding sequence ATGCGTTGTGTGTTTGGAATTGATGTTAGCAGTAAAACTTGTAACGTTGCGGTGGTAGTTAATGAACACTTAGTAGACGAGGCCAAACTGAGTTTGGATATGGTGGGGTTCAATCAGTTAAAAGCTGCCCTAGATGCCTACACCGACCCCGAAGTGGTCTTTGAAGCCACTGGAGTGTATTCTCGACGGCTCGAACGATTCTTGACTGATAACGGCTACCAATTTGTACGACTGAATCCCTTGCAGGCCCGAATTGAGTTAACCAGTTTCCGCTACAATAAAACAGACGTTAATGATGCACAGAACCTTGCTTATAGTAGTTTTTATCGACATCACCGTTTGACCTCCCCAGAAGCACCGGTCTACCAAAACTTGCGGGATCTCAACCGCTTTTATCAAAACGTTACTAATGACGTGGTTCGGCTGAAAAACCGATTACATAAGATTCTTCAGCTAACTTTCCCTGAGCTTGAGCAACTGCTCAGCGTTACTGACGGTGAATTTTACTGGCAAATTGTAGTACATTATGCCCACCCATCGTTTGTGCTCTTAGAAAGCGAAAAACAGATAATTACCTTTTTAGCCAGTGTTTCAAAAAAGAAAGTTACCAGCGTTTATCTTCAACGAATTGCCCACCGTCTGGTGGGATTAAGCAAGCAAGCTTATCCAGCCGTAACAGCTGATTCTCCCAAGGTTATGGAACTTTGTTACTATGCCCAACAGTTGATTGATGGTAACCAGCAAAAAGCAGCTTTAATTGAGCAAATGGTAGCGATCGCTAAGGAGTTGCCAGAATTTCAAAACCTCATTAGTATTCCCGGGTTTGGTGAAACCACTGTAGTGACCTTGATTGCGGAATTTGGTGATATTCGACGTTTCAAGAGCAGTAACGCTATGAATGCATTCGTTGGAATTGATTTTCGACATTATGAATCCGGTAAGTTTGTGGCAAAAGATACGATTAGCAAGCGTGGTAACGCAATTGCGCGTAAACTCCTATACAAAGCCGTTCTGAATTGTGTAATCGCTTCTCATTACCACCCCAACCACATTGGGGACTTTTATCAAAAAAGAAAAAAGCAATCCTCTTCGCCACAAACGAAAAAGATTGCCATTAGTGCAATACATCGCCTAATCCGTACGATGTATCATCTTGTAAAAAATGACCAGTTTTACGATTATTCTAAAACCCATATAAATCGCTAA
- a CDS encoding GHKL domain-containing protein, with product MFLVKTLSAMLASFGGNYVGIFLGFILQPLIAAFGIYKVFSLLTNIRIPWWFWILTSFFYLFVPASLVLIILATFVIALLIYFIVAKRHISFTYIASNFIFVMAIYEFTTGILGPTVTAIYGAFSPSTVIAFNNYGADVIIIIELLLTYLFVKKFKDSFDRYSTMIIRQRPLLAWLFNLYLLSFNIFRFGFHSQFLHINTFTFVCIGILYYLLTVAFVKIAANYFYYRGLALSQATELTNLQTYTSHIEEMYDDLRRFRHDYKNLLLSLNDAVHDGTIEEVRQIFDHVVLPTNSNVEIRTAVLGHLANIKDLEIKSLVYSKVMAAMDKQIDVTIEVVEPITLVKAINITDALRMISILFDNAINAAAQSVEKKISFSYFNKDQEQLIVIGNSTKDERVDLNQLNGHFTGLTTSRHSLGLRNLRMILNKYPLIAHNTKSANHWLEQVLIIHH from the coding sequence ATGTTTCTTGTAAAGACTTTATCAGCAATGCTGGCATCCTTTGGTGGGAACTATGTCGGTATCTTTTTAGGCTTCATTCTCCAACCGCTCATCGCGGCCTTTGGGATCTACAAAGTTTTCAGTCTTCTGACTAACATTCGGATCCCCTGGTGGTTTTGGATCCTGACCTCATTTTTCTATTTGTTTGTCCCGGCTTCGCTGGTGCTCATTATCCTGGCAACCTTCGTCATTGCGCTGCTCATCTACTTTATCGTTGCCAAGCGCCACATTAGCTTTACCTACATCGCCAGCAACTTCATCTTTGTTATGGCAATTTATGAATTTACGACGGGAATCCTCGGCCCAACCGTTACGGCCATCTATGGTGCTTTCTCGCCGAGTACCGTGATCGCCTTCAATAATTATGGTGCGGACGTGATCATCATTATTGAATTGCTCCTGACCTACCTCTTTGTCAAGAAGTTTAAGGATAGCTTTGACCGATATTCAACCATGATCATCCGGCAGCGCCCACTGCTTGCCTGGCTATTCAATCTCTATTTACTTTCGTTTAACATTTTTCGCTTTGGCTTTCACAGCCAGTTTCTCCACATCAACACGTTCACCTTCGTCTGCATCGGGATTCTCTACTACCTCCTGACCGTTGCCTTCGTCAAAATCGCGGCAAATTATTTCTACTACCGCGGACTCGCGCTTAGCCAGGCAACGGAACTGACCAACCTGCAGACCTACACCAGTCACATCGAGGAGATGTACGATGACCTGCGGCGTTTTCGTCACGACTACAAGAACCTCCTTCTCAGCTTAAACGATGCCGTTCACGACGGCACGATTGAGGAAGTCCGCCAGATCTTCGACCACGTCGTTTTGCCGACCAATTCCAACGTCGAAATTCGGACGGCGGTGCTTGGTCACCTCGCCAACATCAAGGACTTGGAGATCAAGAGTCTGGTCTACAGCAAGGTGATGGCGGCCATGGATAAGCAAATTGACGTCACCATCGAGGTGGTCGAGCCGATCACGTTGGTGAAGGCCATCAACATCACTGACGCCTTGCGAATGATCTCGATTCTCTTCGACAATGCCATCAACGCGGCCGCCCAGTCCGTAGAAAAGAAGATTAGCTTTAGCTACTTTAACAAGGACCAGGAGCAGCTGATCGTGATCGGCAACTCAACGAAGGACGAGCGCGTCGATCTCAACCAGTTAAACGGTCACTTCACTGGTCTCACTACCAGCCGGCATTCGCTTGGCCTGCGAAACCTGCGGATGATCTTGAACAAGTACCCGTTGATCGCCCACAATACCAAGTCCGCCAATCACTGGCTCGAACAAGTACTGATTATTCATCATTAG
- a CDS encoding LytR/AlgR family response regulator transcription factor — protein MLNIFILEDDRRQLTYLQRMIQQISRQFHLQGVDLLFFQSIEEIRAALPRPSKENVFILDLEINGDKNAGLKFSQTIRVHDQLASIIFITVHDEMVYTTYKYRVSALDFIAKDRGNVYEELTADLRTIIRKNTRQANREFFTYKSYTDLLKMPLDNICYFASNSANSHSSMMHTADGQSIQVNYNLHEIEKLDNHFFRAHRSYLINPQQVKKIDFFHHTIEFFNGDTCPVSRRHEKKLLGLIKKSD, from the coding sequence ATGCTAAATATCTTTATCCTGGAAGATGACAGGCGACAATTAACATACTTGCAGCGAATGATTCAACAAATTAGCAGGCAGTTTCATCTTCAGGGTGTGGACTTGCTTTTTTTTCAAAGCATTGAAGAGATTCGGGCCGCCCTGCCACGTCCAAGTAAGGAGAACGTCTTCATTCTTGACCTCGAGATCAATGGGGACAAGAATGCCGGCCTGAAGTTTAGCCAAACCATCCGGGTCCATGACCAACTAGCGTCAATCATTTTTATTACCGTTCACGATGAGATGGTCTACACAACCTATAAGTACCGGGTCAGTGCGCTGGATTTCATCGCCAAGGACCGGGGCAACGTTTACGAGGAGCTCACCGCCGACTTGCGAACAATAATCCGCAAGAACACGCGCCAGGCCAACCGGGAGTTCTTCACCTACAAGTCCTATACCGACCTGTTGAAGATGCCCCTGGACAACATCTGTTACTTCGCCTCCAACAGCGCCAATTCCCATTCCAGCATGATGCACACGGCGGATGGACAGTCGATCCAGGTCAATTACAACCTCCACGAAATCGAAAAACTGGATAACCACTTCTTCCGGGCCCACCGCAGCTACCTGATTAATCCGCAGCAGGTCAAAAAGATCGACTTCTTCCACCACACCATTGAATTTTTCAACGGTGACACCTGTCCGGTTTCGCGGCGCCACGAAAAGAAACTACTGGGCTTGATCAAAAAAAGTGATTAG
- a CDS encoding zinc ribbon domain-containing protein has translation MKICPKCNTKNDDGNIFCQNCGAKLPGTLALVCPQCGKVCALGTKECPVCHTKLNGQPHQVVLEIAPRKTNQRLTMLLNVLIIIIFLIFAVYCAQQTQLSSHYIGAKVVCYDQNHRYRFTEYFVVNEHVDPKDDEFQAAYVGCNKTGAAKLKNIEIGHIDKLYRTHRHYLIKAGYRNTVFTGPKKISIQIQLKKKNAAMTDSFGPDAKIHPAEFTGPGKTMQKGYAKIISIGTNTD, from the coding sequence ATGAAAATTTGTCCAAAGTGCAATACGAAAAACGATGATGGCAACATTTTTTGCCAAAACTGTGGGGCCAAGCTGCCGGGGACGCTGGCACTGGTCTGCCCGCAGTGCGGCAAGGTCTGTGCGCTGGGGACCAAGGAGTGTCCGGTCTGCCACACCAAGCTGAATGGACAGCCGCATCAAGTAGTACTGGAAATTGCGCCGCGGAAGACCAATCAGCGGCTGACGATGCTTTTAAACGTTTTAATTATCATCATTTTCTTAATTTTCGCGGTCTATTGTGCTCAGCAAACCCAGCTTTCAAGTCACTATATTGGAGCGAAGGTAGTCTGCTACGATCAGAATCACCGCTACCGGTTCACCGAATACTTTGTGGTGAATGAGCACGTTGACCCTAAGGACGACGAATTTCAGGCGGCCTACGTTGGCTGCAACAAGACCGGGGCGGCGAAGCTTAAGAATATTGAGATTGGTCACATTGACAAGCTCTATCGGACGCATCGTCACTACCTCATCAAGGCGGGATACAGAAATACCGTCTTTACCGGTCCCAAAAAAATCAGCATTCAGATACAGCTGAAGAAGAAGAATGCCGCGATGACCGACAGCTTCGGTCCTGATGCTAAAATTCACCCTGCTGAATTTACCGGGCCGGGCAAGACGATGCAGAAGGGTTACGCCAAGATCATCTCAATTGGAACCAATACGGACTAA